In Aegilops tauschii subsp. strangulata cultivar AL8/78 chromosome 3, Aet v6.0, whole genome shotgun sequence, one genomic interval encodes:
- the LOC109772759 gene encoding protein FAR1-RELATED SEQUENCE 5-like — protein sequence MGHDNVAGQSSTRGAPIVVSLQSESHTLGDTGTAANVPGPTRTELGAGAVQGEEGEDEAGSQPMEPYVGMRFDTLQIAKDHYNSYALWMGFSVKRNTSRRTARTNVLVKQQFCCNKYKKPKADDGGAEAPRVLDHIPDPKPIDSDEEMEDEPPIFAKEEAEFYGSEMMVPFGPKAITNLCTSFRRDDTKEGDMIETIAHFKDIQKTDPDFFYKVKYDEEDRVVNIFWMDGSARKAYAEAYHDCISFDTTYMTNMYNMPFAPFIGIN from the exons ATGGGCCATGACAATGTAGCAGGGCAGTCATCAACCCGTGGTGCCCCTATAGTGGTGTCTTTGCAGTCAGAGAGCCATACTCTTGGTGACACGGGCACTGCGGCAAATGTTCCTGGTCCAACCAGGACTGAGCTCGGAGCTGGTGCTGtgcaaggagaagaaggagaagatgaGGCTGGTTCTCAACCGATGGAACCCTATGTTGGCATGAGGTTTGACACCCTTCAAATTGCTAAGGATCACTACAACAGCTACGCCCTATGGATGGGTTTCTCTGTAAAAAGGAACACCTCTAGGCGGACAGCTCGCACAAATGTATTGGTAAAACAGCAGTTTTGCTgtaacaagtacaagaagccaaaAGCTGATGATGGAGGAGCTGAGGCTCCTCGTGTCCTGGACCATATACCAGATCCAAAACCTATTGACAGTGATGAGGAGATGGAAGATGAACCTCCAATATTTGCTAAAGAGGAGGCTG AGTTCTATGGATCTGAGATGATGGTGCCGTTCGGACCAAAGGCAATAACAAATCTGTGTACAAGTTTCCGTAGAGATGACACAAAGGAGGGTGACATGATTGAGACAATTGCGCACTTCAAGGATATACAAAAAACCGATCCAGACTTCTTCTATAAGGTAAAATATGATGAAGAGGACAGAGTTGTCAACATATTTTGGATGGATGGCTCAGCTCGAAAAGCTTATGCGGAGGCGTACCACGATTGCATATCGTTTGACACCACCTACATGACCAACATGTACAATATGCCGTTCGCGCCCTTCATCGGAATAAACTGA
- the LOC141042706 gene encoding protein FAR1-RELATED SEQUENCE 5-like: protein MSGKPPDNFITDQDGAMRQSIQSIFPTTVHRCYRWHIMKKAREKVGWPSCRNPGLSDDFNYCVDFSFTIDEFEQNWAGLMMKYEAMTHTHFEELYEYMSTWVPCYFKHRFFPFLQSTQHSDGFNAVLKRYVNPHNSMLNFVKQYEKIQNHILAKEGCNDYRTEHLEIELWSNFPIERQAYETYTRDLYRKFEKSLS from the coding sequence ATGAGTGGCAAACCTCCTGACAACTTCATAACCGATCAGGATGGTGCAATGAGGCAGTCAATACAGAGCATCTTTCCAACCACAGTGCATCGTTGTTATCGATGGCACATCATGAAAAAGGCTCGGGAAAAAGTTGGTTGGCCGTCGTGCCGGAATCCAGGGCTCTCTGATGATTTCAACTACTGTGTTGACTTCAGCTTCACTATAGACGAGTTTGAGCAGAATTGGGCTGGGTTAATGATGAAGTACGAGGCTATGACACACACGCACTTTGAGGAGTTGTACGAATACATGTCAACTTGGGTGCCGTGCTACTTCAAACACAGGTTCTTCCCCTTCCTGCAGTCTACACAGCATAGTGACGGGTTCAACGCCGTCCTAAAAAGATATGTGAACCCACACAACTCAATGCTGAACTTCGTCAAGCAATATGAAAAAATTCAGAACCACATCCTTGCCAAGGAAGGCTGCAATGATTACAGGACAGAACACCTTGAGATTGAGCTATGGTCCAACTTCCCAATAGAGAGGCAAGCTTACGAAACCTACACTAGGGACCTTTACCGCAAGTTTGAGAAGAGTTTGAGCTGA